In the genome of Aspergillus luchuensis IFO 4308 DNA, chromosome 2, nearly complete sequence, one region contains:
- the VRTR1 gene encoding putative C6 transcription factor (COG:K;~EggNog:ENOG410PKBD;~InterPro:IPR036864,IPR007219,IPR001138;~PFAM:PF00172,PF04082;~go_function: GO:0000981 - DNA-binding transcription factor activity, RNA polymerase II-specific [Evidence IEA];~go_function: GO:0003677 - DNA binding [Evidence IEA];~go_function: GO:0008270 - zinc ion binding [Evidence IEA];~go_process: GO:0006351 - transcription, DNA-templated [Evidence IEA];~go_process: GO:0006355 - regulation of transcription, DNA-templated [Evidence IEA]), with translation MEDTRNLVPLASAPAKHLSLDAHNSSCESASSTPIRFNCQACVRKKIKCNRAVPKCANCIKAKLECVYQPPPPRRKRKRSPGEEDVHERLARYERILHDHNLLPIATPLITSGRDLEASANSIQAPTPGTADSQADAAADKLLPNYGNSRHIDDVLLLDAGEGDLGELSESEQQNHNEDELGPDKATPTNLLGALAAHSILDASMRSMIGLTDLHPSYEHAAKLWCAYVENVEPLCKILHVPTVAKIVETISKHPATASKNDECLLFAIYHFAVFSMSDDECSQELHNSRAHLMHKYRTAVTQALVNASWLKTNSLPVLQAYTLFLISLRTQIDSHTFWILTGIGIRLAQRIGLHRDGESIGLPPFEVQMRRRLFWQLLPLDSYAGQTSGTGISISPGSWDTKLPLNINDDQIFPGMTEPPHDQRGASEMIFCLARMELSNFYTRTGVQQKGSGGTIEFRTPEEIERLIDEVEDLIEKKFLRYCDILSPLHFLTTGVMRSAISAVRLRARMPLLKQETITDTQQRQLCRLAEKVLDTRNAMYSNPATQKFRWQLQAFFVWDSLLCILRSIAKVGFYSTSELDAAWKRVSEVYADHEALSQGRRTLYATIGKVTLKAWLLNPPRNSSPEPGFITTLRAQHKPKGIDQRDGSVFAVDQTTDGAFSFDELFDDMSRADPNAFKLDSSADWLFWDQMCGDTSLG, from the coding sequence ATGGAGGATACAAGGAACCTTGTCCCACTTGCTTCCGCCCCGGCAAAGCACCTCTCTCTTGATGCGCACAATAGCTCCTGCGAATCCGCCTCGTCAACCCCGATCCGCTTCAACTGTCAAGCCTGTGTgcgcaagaagatcaaatGCAACCGCGCGGTGCCCAAGTGTGCCAACTGCATCAAGGCCAAGCTCGAGTGTGTCTAtcagccaccaccgccacggcGCAAGAGAAAACGTAGCCCGGGCGAGGAAGATGTACATGAACGTCTGGCACGTTACGAGCGCATCTTGCACGACCACAATCTTCTTCCGATAGCCACTCCCTTGATTACTAGCGGAAGAGACTTGGAGGCCTCAGCAAATAGTATACAGGCACCGACTCCGGGGACAGCGGACTCGCAGGCTGACGCTGCAGCGGATAAACTGCTTCCCAACTATGGCAATTCTCGCCACATTGACGATGTTCTGCTCCTCGACGCTGGAGAAGGTGACCTAGGTGAGTTGTCCGAGTCCGAGCAACAAAATCATAATGAAGATGAGCTTGGTCCCGACAAAGCCACTCCAACCAATCTTCTTGGTGCCCTCGCCGCGCATTCCATCTTGGACGCAAGTATGAGAAGCATGATAGGCCTCACCGACCTTCACCCTAGTTACGAGCATGCGGCCAAGCTCTGGTGTGCCTACGTGGAGAACGTCGAGCCTCTTTGTAAGATTCTGCATGTTCCGACAGTCGCCAAGATAGTTGAAACCATCTCCAAGCACCCAGCCACTGCCTCCAAGAATGACGAATGCTTGCTGTTTGCCATCTATCATTTCGCCGTATTCTCAATGTCCGACGACGAGTGTTCACAAGAACTCCATAATTCCAGGGCCCACTTGATGCACAAATATCGAACCGCAGTCACCCAGGCATTGGTAAATGCGTCTTGGCTGAAGACGAACTCGTTACCGGTTTTACAGGCCTACACTCTTTTCCTTATCTCCTTGCGCACTCAAATCGATTCTCATACCTTCTGGATTCTGACTGGTATTGGAATTCGCCTGGCTCAACGCATAGGACTGCACCGAGACGGCGAGAGCATCGGTTTACCCCCATTTGAGGTCCAGATGCGCCGGCGGCTCTTTTGGCAACTGCTACCTCTGGACAGCTACGCAGGTCAAACATCCGGCACGGGTATATCCATCTCACCCGGCAGCTGGGATACTAAGCTACCGCTAAACATTAACGATGACCAGATCTTCCCCGGCATGACCGAGCCGCCTCATGACCAACGAGGGGCATCGGAGATGATCTTTTGCTTGGCCCGGATGGAGCTGTCAAATTTCTACACTCGAACCGGGGTCCAGCAGAAGGGGAGCGGGGGGACAATCGAGTTCCGCACCCCAGAGGAGATCGAGCGACTGATCGACGAGGTGGAAGACCTCATCGAGAAGAAGTTCTTACGGTACTGCGACATCTTGAGCCCTTTGCACTTTCTGACTACCGGCGTTATGCGATCCGCCATCAGTGCTGTCCGGTTACGCGCGAGGATGCCGTTGCTCAAGCAAGAAACCATAACCGACACACAGCAGAGACAACTCTGCAGGCTTGCTGAAAAGGTGCTCGACACCAGAAATGCCATGTATAGTAATCCCGCAACCCAAAAGTTTCGCTGGCAGCTGCAAGCGTTTTTCGTGTGGGATTCCCTCCTTTGCATTCTGAGAAGCATTGCCAAGGTTGGGTTTTATTCAACATCAGAGCTCGATGCTGCCTGGAAAAGGGTCTCAGAGGTCTACGCGGATCACGAAGCACTGAGTCAGGGCCGAAGGACCTTGTATGCTACGATTGGTAAGGTCACTTTAAAGGCCTGGCTACTAAATCCGCCTCGTAATTCATCGCCCGAGCCGGGTTTCATTACTACGCTGCGCGCTCAACACAAACCCAAAGGCATCGATCAGCGAGATGGCAGCGTATTTGCTGTTGACCAAACTACAGATGgggctttttctttcgaCGAGCTTTTCGACGATATGAGCAGGGCCGACCCCAATGCCTTCAAGCTCGACTCGTCGGCCGATTGGCTATTCTGGGACCAAATGTGTGGAGACACCAGTCTGGGCTGA
- a CDS encoding uncharacterized protein (COG:G;~EggNog:ENOG410Q2VM;~InterPro:IPR011701,IPR036259;~PFAM:PF07690;~TransMembrane:7 (o14-34i88-107o127-147i168-187o193-214i226-248o260-281i);~go_function: GO:0022857 - transmembrane transporter activity [Evidence IEA];~go_process: GO:0055085 - transmembrane transport [Evidence IEA]), translating into MAGGFIAEYSTWRWVFWATSAAAVVVQIVGVFWLRECQPGTILRRRRDALVKETGNQELHTAEKVESLGYKLLHAFERPVRMFTTQPIVFCMALYMAYVFGVTYLMFATFPDIWTEVYHESSGIGGLNYLSIAIGSFIGLFLNLKLVDRIYRGLKARNNDVGKPEFRMPSLAVGSVISIVGLFWYGWSIGHTHWIMPNIGALIYTMGTISCLQGMQTYIVDSYQTYAASALAACAVLRSLCGFGFPLFAPYMYNALGYGWGTSVLAFTAMVFGLGGPFVFWRFGPRLRAMSDYASG; encoded by the exons ATGG CCGGAGGGTTTATCGCCGAGTATTCGACCTGGCGGTGGGTGTTTTGGGCTacgtctgctgctgctgtcgtGGTGCAGATTGTTGGGGTGTTCTGGTTGAGGGAGTGTCAACCCGGGACGATTCTACGGAGGAGACGAGATGCTCTTGTCAAGGAGACAGGGAACCAGGAGCTTCATACCGCGGAGAAAGTCGAGAGTCTGGGATACAAGCTCCTTCATGCGTTTGAGCGGCCGGTGCGCATGTTCACGACTCAGCCGATTGTCTTCTGTATGGCGCTTTATATGGCGTACGTCTTCGGCGTGACGTATTTGATGTTTGCGACTTTCCCGGATATATGGACTGAGGTGTACCATGAGAGCTCTGGGATTGGGGGCCTCAATTATCTGTCCATCGCGATTGGGTCGTTCATCGGGCTGTTTTTGAACCTCAAGCTGGTGGACCGGATCTATCGTGGTCTTAAAGCCCGGAATAATGATGTTGGCAAACCTGAGTTCCGAATGCCGTCGTTGGCTGTCGGGTCGGTGATCAGCATCGTTGGGCTGTTCTGGTATGGTTGGAGCATTGGACATACTCATTGGATTATGCCGAATATCGGTGCGCTGATCTATACCATGGGCACGATCTCCTGCTTACAGGGCATGCAGACGTATATTGTGGACAGTTATCAGACTTACGCGGCTAGTGCTTTGGCTGCTTGTGCTGTGCTGAGGAGTTTGTGCGGCTTTGGATTCCCGCTCTTTGCTCCTTATATGTATAACGCCCTGGGGTATGGTTGGGGTACCAGTGTGTTGGCGTTCACGGCTATGGTTTTTGGATTGGGCGGGCCGTTTGTCTTCTGGAGATTCGGGCCCCGGTTGCGTGCCATGTCTGACTATGCCTCTGGTTGA
- a CDS encoding uncharacterized protein (COG:G;~EggNog:ENOG410Q2VM;~InterPro:IPR020846,IPR011701,IPR036259;~TransMembrane:2 (i61-78o98-117i);~go_function: GO:0022857 - transmembrane transporter activity [Evidence IEA];~go_process: GO:0055085 - transmembrane transport [Evidence IEA]): MTELDKHDLEASSPTPISIPNSTKPSPPKDKDTSPNLITWNGPDDPESPQNWPRNLKWKNTWSISLFVFISPISSSMIAPAMNDLAQSLDMIHSEFEIYLSLSIFILGYAIGPVFFGPASEVYGRVRILQVSNLWYLGWNLGCGFARHKGVLFACRFLAGAGGSAPLAVGGQ; this comes from the exons atgaccGAACTCGACAAGCACGACCTCGAAGCATCATCCCCCactcccatctccatccccaactccaccaaaCCCTCACCCCCCAAAGACAAAGACACATCCCCCAACCTCATCACCTGGAACGGACCCGATGACCCAGAATCTCCCCAGAACTGGCCCAGAAACCTCAAATGGAAAAACACATGGtccatctccctcttcgtcttcatctcgcccatctcctcctcgatgATCGCCCCAGCAATGAACGATCTCGCGCAGTCGCTGGACATGATACACTCCGAATTCGAGATATATCTGTCCCTGAGTATCTTCATCTTGGGGTATGCGATTGGTCCCGTGTTTTTTGGGCCCGCGTCGGAGGTATATGGACGGGTTAGGATCTTGCAGGTGAGTAATTTGTGGTATTTGGGGTGGAATTTGGGGTGTGGGTTTGCGAGGCACAAGGGGGTGTTGTTTGCTTGTAGGTTTTTGGCGGGGGCCGGGGGGAGTGCGCCGTTGGCTGTGGGAG GACAGTGA
- a CDS encoding amine oxidase (COG:Q;~EggNog:ENOG410PF88;~InterPro:IPR000269,IPR015798,IPR016182,IPR036460;~PFAM:PF01179;~go_function: GO:0005507 - copper ion binding [Evidence IEA];~go_function: GO:0008131 - primary amine oxidase activity [Evidence IEA];~go_function: GO:0048038 - quinone binding [Evidence IEA];~go_process: GO:0009308 - amine metabolic process [Evidence IEA];~go_process: GO:0055114 - oxidation-reduction process [Evidence IEA]): protein MSIASQGPSLATSASPHPFDPVRPQEIRLAVRILEAAFPGVKLRYNRIDIQEPIKKDVVPYIEAERLRKPLPPKPARLLYSYFYRLDTGAWCKALMNADTASVVYVKELPEGVQPPVDIDELAVIEEVCMKHPAVQAEIAKLQLPPGMTVCNDPWMYGTESLTESRRMFQCFMYMVEVDHPENNHYSLPCKFSPVFDAFTHELIRMDYLPGGSDAQEQAVETQPWKPVKAVQYAHDLQDEPIRTDLKPYIVQQPEGPSFSVDGNFVYWQKWRFRVGFNNREGMVLYNVTYDNRSVFYRLAVSEMTVPYGDPRAPYHRKQAFDVGDVGFGLNANQLTLGCDCLGHIKYFDGYRADCKGNPVLLKNIICMHEQDNGLQHKHTNYRSGAATVVRNRQLVLQMICTVANYEYIFAYIFDQAANIELEVRATGILSTVPFDNTNGETVKWGTNVGPGVMAPYHQHMFSFRIDPALDGHKNTVYYEESVPLPEDEKNPWLVGYTTEQTVMDKAGSADLDINRNRVFKIRNDNVINPITYKPISYKLHPAPSQMLLQSKRAIGYGRAEFATKPIWVTRYQDDELYAAGEFTNQSRRAVGVETWSKRNDPTENEDVVLWHTFGITHNPRVEDFPVMPMERISVMLRPDGFFTKNPAVDVPQSSQTFNKSTLHPEPAAAVPSCCSGSSKAKLYKRMD, encoded by the exons ATGTCAATTGCATCTCAGGGGCCCAGCTTGGCCACTTCGGCCAGCCCTCACCCTTTTGATCCCGTCCGGCCTCAAGAAATCCGCTTGGCGGTCCGGATCCTGGAAGCTGCCTTCCCAGGTGTCAAGCTGCGCTACAATCGTATTGATATCCAGGAGCCCATCAAGAAGGATGTCGTCCCATACATCGAGGCTGAGAGGTTAAGGAAACCCCTTCCTCCGAAGCCCGCGCGTCTTCTCTACTCCTACTTCTATCGCCTTGATACCGGCGCATGGTGCAAGGCGTTGATGAACGCGGACACCGCATCCGTCGTATACGTCAAGGAATTACCAGAGGGAGTCCAG CCTCCAGTGGATATCGATGAATTGGCCGTTATCGAAGAAGTTTGCATGAAGCACCCCGCAGTGCAGGCGGAAATTGCAAAGCTTCAGCTACCCCCCGGCATGACTGTCTGCAATGACCCGTGGATGTACGGCACCGAGAGTCTGACCGAGTCAAGACGGATGTTCCAGTGCTTCATGTACATGGTGGAAGTAGACCACCCCGAAAACAACCACTATTCCTTGCCTTGCAAGTTCTCCCCGGTGTTCGATGCCTTTACACATGAGTTGATCCGCATGGATTATCTGCCGGGTGGCTCGGATGCACAGGAACAGGCCGTTGAGACTCAGCCCTGGAAGCCCGTCAAGGCAGTCCAATACGCCCATGACCTGCAGGATGAGCCCATTCGGACAGACCTAAAGCCCTACATTGTGCAGCAACCCGAAGGACCCTCTTTCTCGGTGGATGGCAACTTTGTCTACTGGCAGAAGTGGCGCTTCAGGGTTGGCTTCAACAACCGGGAGGGCATGGTTCTTTACAACGTCACCTATGATAACCGCAGCGTCTTCTACCGCCTTGCGGTATCAGAAATGACCGTCCCTTACGGAG ATCCTCGCGCTCCCTACCACCGCAAGCAAGCTTTCGACGTTGGCGATGTCGGTTTTGGTCTCAACGCCAACCAGCTAACGCTGGGTTGCGACTGCCTGGGTCATATCAAGTACTTCGACGGCTACCGGGCTGACTGCAAGGGAAACCCGGTCCTGCTGAAGAACATCATTTGCATGCACGAGCAGGACAATGGCCTGCAACACAAGCACACCAACTACAGATCCGGCGCTGCTACCGTGGTCCGCAACCGCCAGCTTGTCCTGCAGATGATCTGCACCGTCGCTAACTACGAGTACATCTTTGCCTACATCTTCGACCAGGCCGCCAACATTGAACTGGAAGTGCGCGCAACCGGAATTCTATCGACGGTGCCTTTTGATAACACCAATGGCGAGACTGTCAAGTGGGGTACCAACGTTGGTCCGGGTGTGATGGCTCCTTACCACCAGCACATGTTCTCTTTCCGCATCGACCCGGCCCTGGATGGCCACAAGAACACTGTTTACTATGAGGAAAGTGTGCCTCTTCCCGAAGACGAGAAGAACCCTTGGCTCGTTGGCTACACCACTGAGCAGACTGTGATGGACAAGGCAGGCTCCGCCGACCTTGACATCAACCGCAACCGGGTCTTCAAGATTCGCAACGACAACGTCATCAACCCCATCACCTACAAGCCCATTTCCTACAAGCTCCACCCGGCACCTAGCCAAATGCTCCTCCAGAGCAAGAGAGCCATTGGCTACGGTCGTGCCGAGTTCGCCACCAAGCCCATCTGGGTGACCAGATACCAAGACGATGAGTTGTATGCTGCGGGCGAGTTCACCAACCAGAGCCGACGCGCTGTTGGCGTGGAGACCTGGTCCAAGCGGAATGACCCTACTGAGAACGAAGACGTGGTTCTCTGGCACA CATTCGGCATCACTCACAACCCCCGCGTCGAAGACTTCCCCGTCATGCCCATGGAACGCATCAGCGTGATGCTGCGTCCCGACGGCTTCTTCACGAAGAACCCGGCCGTGGATGTTCCTCAGTCGTCGCAGACCTTCAACAAGTCTACCCTCCACCCGGAACCTGCTGCGGCAGTCCCCTCCTGCTGCAGTGGATCCAGCAAGGCCAAGCTATATAAGCGCATGGACTAA
- a CDS encoding Zn(II)2Cys6 transcription factor (COG:K;~EggNog:ENOG410PSGR;~InterPro:IPR036864,IPR021858,IPR001138;~PFAM:PF00172,PF11951;~go_function: GO:0000981 - DNA-binding transcription factor activity, RNA polymerase II-specific [Evidence IEA];~go_function: GO:0008270 - zinc ion binding [Evidence IEA];~go_process: GO:0006355 - regulation of transcription, DNA-templated [Evidence IEA]): MTVSNPATMVQQPSTRTPTRRRCRREGAKWTRSGCLTCKRRRKRCDEAKPCCHSCARLGLKCEGYGSMWAEPLDPSANIFSQFRAPKRRRVSTTSVSTTYSRVAGEELWLSPSSSVSSSLSTAPTTPAESDNSSLYSWNNENNEYEDKQVTITDFDSCDTLTVASPMPSRYFSHLSHHDTHYLQYHTELGSKLLANLESIDNPLRSFLIPRALSSPLLMKALCAVSATHFANRSRDKQEAQTAATDYYVQTLSGLQSTIAEYSARTLPDEAILAVAMLCKYEIVRGSVQQWTAHLNALQELIVARGGVNALKDDMREFLSGFYIYAYNMARISNRKHINYDLDIGNVKISKLDIYIGYAEDLIKICARIADLPTLSQDPVALDLEVHLIDTSLRDWAPTNTEYILPRGITESNLIRLRMVANCFRDAAYIYLHSTLERLNQRTASPLSPQFAAPLQLTLHTPFKSVPSPSISLPRSTALHQLLSRIREFPLDEHCEFSALTFPLFIAGCESKHPSDQELIIHSLDKLEANFGIGNVRRAKEMLSILWAGEGNVHWLDMLERLQWDLILA, from the exons ATGACAGTATCCAATCCTGCAACCATGGTGCAACAGCCTTCAACTCGGACCCCGACGAGGCGGAGATGCAGACGAGAAGGCGCCAAGTGGACACGGTCTGGCTGCTTGACATGCAAGCGTCGTCGGAAGCGGTGTGATGAAGCGAAGCCCTG CTGCCATAGTTGTGCCAGGTTGGGCTTGAAATGTGAGGGCTATGGCTCAATGTGGGCAGAGCCTTTAGATCCATCAGCAAATATCTTCAGCCAATTCAGAGCACCGAAACGGCGCAGAGTTAGTACAACATCAGTTTCAACAACTTATTCGCGTGTTGCGGGGGAAGAGCTCTGGTTGTCCCCGAGCTCCTCAGTCTCGAGCAGTCTATCAACAGCGCCAACAACTCCGGCGGAATCTGACAACAGCAGTCTATACTCTTGGAACAATGAGAACAATGAATATGAAGACAAACAGGTTACCATAACTGACTTTGACTCCTGCGATACACTCACCGTGGCTTCACCCATGCCAAGTAGGTACTTCAGTCATCTTTCGCATCACGATACGCACTATCTCCAGTATCACACCGAGCTGGGCTCCAAGCTACTAGCCAACCTCGAGAGTATCGACAACCCCCTTCGATCGTTTCTCATACCCCGGGCCCTATCATCGCCTCTTCTGATGAAAGCTTTGTGTGCGGTATCTGCAACACACTTTGCAAATCGGTCCCGGGACAAACAGGAGGCCCAGACAGCCGCAACAGACTACTACGTTCAAACGCTGAGTGGACTGCAGTCGACAATTGCCGAATATTCAGCGCGGACCCTTCCCGATGAGGCCATCCTGGCGGTAGCCATGCTTTGCAAGTATGAAATCGTACGCGGAAGCGTTCAGCAGTGGACCGCGCATCTGAACGCCCTGCAAGAGCTCATAGTGGCTCGCGGTGGAGTTAATGCCCTGAAAGATGACATGAGGGAATTTCTAAGCGGCTT CTACATCTATGCCTATAACATGGCCAGAATCAGCAACCGCAAACACATCAACTACGACCTTGATATTGGCAACGTCAAAATTTCCAAGCTCGACATCTACATCGGCTACGCAGAAGACCTCATCAAGATATGCGCCCGAATAGCCGACCTCCCCACCCTATCTCAGGACCCTGTAGCCTTGGACCTAGAGGTCCACTTAAT CGACACATCCCTCCGAGACTGGGcacccaccaacaccgaatATATCCTCCCACGGGGCATAACCGAATCGAACCTTATTCGTCTGCGCATGGTCGCCAACTGCTTCCGCGATGCTGCGTACATCTATCTCCATTCCACTCTGGAAAGACTGAACCAGAGAACGGCATCACCACTATCTCCACAATTTGCTGCCCCATTACAATTAACACTACATACGCCATTCAAATCAgtaccatcaccatcaatctccctcccccgatCAACCGCATTACATCAGCTCTTGTCCAGAATTAGGGAATTCCCACTCGACGAACACTGCGAATTCTCTGCCCTTACATTCCCACTCTTCATTGCTGGCTGCGAGAGCAAACATCCCTCAGACCAGGAGCTCATTATACATTCATTGGATAAATTAGAGGCGAACTTTGGCATCGGCAATGTGAGAAGAGCAAAAGAGATGTTGAGTATCCTCTGGGCGGGAGAAGGGAATGTGCATTGGCTTGATATGTTGGAGCGCTTACAGTGGGATTTGATTCTTGCTTAG
- the PEX30 gene encoding PEX28-32 family peroxisomal membrane protein (COG:S;~EggNog:ENOG410PJ9U;~InterPro:IPR010482,IPR006614;~PFAM:PF06398;~TransMembrane:3 (i84-109o115-134i213-234o);~go_component: GO:0016021 - integral component of membrane [Evidence IEA]), whose amino-acid sequence MAALEDIPWIDSMAPSSSTQDHADSQPPTVAAFSPTTISGSSVTSRQRSSIIVHRKSPLLVATPPQITRALAYSHPFILPLNKLVGLLTWTTGDGWQSFLLVAVFWTLVLYGDVIITWTGPLLVVIGLILGMYWRRYSPLSSRAHLSEKQGHQRAASETFPHQHETLDEIVETLRTFTTRCNILLEPLVEFTDFLSTQRTATSATTRPALTTLFIRILFVTPIWIALTLPPLYLITTRRVIMTLGTIILTYHSRPARVSRVILWRSLTIRRICSIITGLSFSSTVDKAHSLLMQSQGHAMSIATRRRGDSSGVRFTFVIYENQRRWLGIGWTYSLFPSERAAWTDEHLNHVPSKEDFELPGVANGNAQWRWVEGSDWRIEGADDSGKSDAKADGGGWVYYDNKVGHIVSHVLTNVQVPGLLTAWEQWNDGRRGQDGWDRYTRRRKWCRDAELVEIPSAGESTSVETKSGIAQSLEQEKAANAHEKEISSTVDADAESLAPSTSSKSRKRRWFGSTKSVSDKASSISSAPPTSTNNSSVDLGKLKSATPTGSYTPTGKSTATATRPISIPHARKSSNYSGGSASHSSSFGREGSIREKEMSLAQDRLDRWGTRATGGTERAEREMGLGDEVNMGLS is encoded by the exons ATGGCAGCTCTCG AAGATATTCCGTGGATAGATTCCATggccccatcatcatccacgcAGGACCATGCTGACTCTCAGCCTCCGACGGTCGCTGCtttctcccccaccaccatctcagGCTCGTCCGTCACATCGAGGCAGCGTTCCAGCATCATCGTGCATCGAAAATCGCCGCTACTGGTGGCCACGCCCCCTCAGATCACCCGGGCATTGGCCTACTCGCATCCGTTTATTCTCCCGTTGAACAAGCTCGTCGGATTGCTCACATGGACCACTGGAGACGGCTGGCAGAGCTTCCTGCTGGTAGCAGTATTCTGGACGCTTGTTCTCTATGGCGATGTGATTATTACCTGGACCGGGCCACTCCTCGTGGTCATCGGCCTTATTCTGGGCATGTACTGGCGACGCTACTCCCCGTTGTCTTCCAGGGCTCACTTGAGTGAGAAGCAAGGTCATCAAAGGGCTGCTTCGGAGACATTCCCCCATCAGCATGAAACGCTGGACGAAATCGTGGAGACGCTAAGGACATTTACCACGCGCTGCAATATTCTCCTAGAGCCACTCGTGGAATTTACCGACTTCCTGTCCACGCAGAGGACAGCGACTTCTGCCACCACCCGACCGGCTCTTACAACCTTGTTCATTCGAATCCTCTTCGTTACACCAATATGGATTGCCTTGACTCTTCCACCGTTGTATCTTATTACCACTCGCCGGGTTATCATGACCCTCGGCACTATCATTCTCACCTATCACTCTCGCCCGGCAAGAGTGTCCCGTGTCATTCTTTGGCGATCGTTAACGATCCGCCGGATATGCTCCATAATCACAGGCCTATCCTTTTCTTCTACAGTTGATAAGGCGCACTCGCTGTTAATGCAGAGCCAGGGCCATGCGATGAGCATTGCGACAAGACGTCGAGGAGACTCCTCCGGTGTGAGATTCACCTTTGTCATCTATGAGAACCAACGTCGTTGGCTTGGAATCGGCTGGACGTATTCTCTGTTCCCTTCCGAGCGAGCTGCTTGGACAGACGAGCATTTGAATCACGTCCCGTCTAAGGAGGACTTTGAGCTGCCCGGTGTCGCAAACGGAAATGCTCAGTGGCGCTGGGTCGAAGGGAGTGACTGGCGTATTGAAGGCGCCGACGATTCAGGAAAGTCGGACGCCAAAGCTGATGGCGGGGGCTGGGTCTACTATGACAACAAGGTGGGACACATTGTTTCCCATGTTCTGACAAATGTCCAGGTTCCAGGATTACTAACAGCATGGGAACAGTGGAACGACGGTCGCCGTGGTCAAGATGGTTGGGATCGATACACCCGTCGTCGGAAGTGGTGTCGTGACGCCGAACTGGTTGAGATTCCCTCAGCGGGCGAGAGCACCTCAGTGGAGACCAAATCCGGCATCGCCCAGTCACTGGAGCAGGAAAAGGCCGCCAACGCccatgagaaggagatctcATCTACGGTCGACGCCGACGCAGAAAGTCTCGCCCCGTCAACCTCATCCAAGTCCCGCAAACGACGTTGGTTTGGGAGTACGAAGAGTGTAAGCGACAAAGCCAGCAGCATCTCCTCTGCTCCACCAACGTCCACCAATAACTCCTCCGTAGATCTCGGAAAATTGAAGTCCGCCACCCCTACCGGCAGCTACACGCCAACCGGGAAGTCCACCGCAACTGCAACCCGACCCATCAGTATTCCGCACGCCCGGAAATCGTCCAATTACTCGGGAGGCAGCGCCAGtcacagcagcagcttcggcCGCGAGGGGAGTAtcagggagaaagagatgtCTCTCGCTCAGGACCGTCTAGACCGCTGGGGCACTCGCGCCACCGGGGGTACTGAACGAGCCGAGCGAGAGATGGGATTAGGTGATGAGGTCAATATGGGATTGAGCTGA